The nucleotide window GGTGTAGCGGATAACAGAGTCGAATACGTTAGTGTTTCTAATtatctatttcatttttatgttttctcATCCCACTGTTTTGACTTTATAATTTatcgaccatgttctccacgtcattgccaatatgccatacgcataataaatgtcgtacatctgcatcaaacataaatttaaaattaattgagatatatataatatatagatcgacgataattaataattaaaaccagtttacctggaaagacaacatgaatagctgcagacaaaccctcatcccgatccgttacgattacaTCGGGCGTCTGGACTCTcccgtaaatatccctcaacctctccaacacccaagaataagacacagccgcctcatctcgcatcaaacagaatgcaaccaagaaattatgattcgttggcgtcattccaatgatttcacaaaggggccacttttgcttattcgttttgtacgttgtgtctatcaacacaacatggggccacgaacgtagcatctggatagatgttggattcgcaatcaataatctagtcaactgaccctcactatccaagtctgtccaaactacataattatgctccgtggccatatacagatagtgttgaagaggagtcctaccatccatctcttctctcctgatTGACTGTCTCACgttgtaaatttgattcatacttgcataaaaacgaggaaaatttcttctaattgaagacattataaatgttggttgcatgccagttgcacttagatctcgtatgtgctgcctgatatccacagtcatcctatttactcttatttgaccatctctgtacatgaagaacgggtggttatgtattcctttttcaccaggaaacactctaaccgtccaaggtctttcctctgggttacgactagttcctaaatcataaatttacacccacaacccctacttttggaaccaggtcgggcagcattatctaagttatgcaaatcaaccCTTCTATTATCGTAGCGTTGATATCTTAAGTACAGactcactctagaacgtccttctttttttttatatgaagcacgtgtaaattgaaaaccaattgttactgctatctcattagcccaagcatgtaaatcatctacagaatcaaattctctatcgataacaaatctatcagaataatctatATTATCCCCTAAAtcttcaaagtcctgcaaataataattataataacattatcataatatattaaaataataacaacttcaaaaataattataaaaaatcagaagaattaatttttctataaaataattaaaataaaataacattattatagcacaataatacattaaaataaaataatttcattaaacaaaataaattttataattcgaagttcaaacaaataaaaaaaaattaaaaaaaaaataattaaactccagtcgcacaaaaagtgcgactccacCTAGGTTCAgttgcacgttttgtgcgactcagcctaggcacagtcgcacgttttgtgcgattggttatatatatatatttttttttaaattttcgaaTTTTTAATATTCAACACTActacactaattattataataacattatcataatataataaattaaaatatattaattaacaacaacttaaacaataaatgaATTACATGCaagatattttaaattttgaaattgaaaaacacaaaaaaaataaaaaaaaaaaaataaaattgggaagcagtcgcacaaaccagtcgcacaaaacgtgcgactcagcctaggtccagtcgcacgttttgtgcgactgcttcccaattttttttttcaagacaAAAATCGAACCGgttaattacttaccgaatcgttatcatgctcgtcttggtatgccattgatgttcgatgtagagttctagcttgtttaacttaacgtagtgtttttagagagaaagTACCGTGTTTAAATTCGAATATACTACAATAAtgcctctgaaaattcaatatatatatagttccgataataatgttattaagcgataacaatgttattaagtgccatttacatttcttaaacattttttaagtgaagtggcatttttgtaatttttttaacttcaGGGGTAatatcgtaatttcattagaaggggtggcgataaaatgaaaaaggtggcgacaaataataataaccaaGAAGTATTCCATTAGAGACTTTGTAGGAATGACATTTGAAATTTTCTAGTATCTTTATTGATTTGTATGAtcctttataaataatttttttttaaaaatattgacaTTAATGATCTCAATACTATACTTCTACCCATAAAAAACAAACCTTTGAttactttttagaaaaaattatcatgaataatacaacattttaaTCATTTTCTTATAGTAATACTAATTTTAGTGTGCATTTCACTTGAGCATTTTTAACCTGTCGAAAACCTATAATTGTAGCTCAACTtgcccaaaaaataaaaaatacaaaaaaaaaagaaagaaaatgcaataataaaaaggaaaaaaaccaCCCACAACACCCACTGCCAGTGCTACCATACTCGGCGACCCACCCACTTTCAGCCACCACCACCATGCGCACCCCTCACCCCTCTCCCATCACCTCTCCCTGACACGGATTGGCCCATAACACCTATGTCACCACAAACCACCACCATCCTAGAATGGGCCACCCATAAACCCATAATGAGCCACCCCTTTTTCTCTTCCCAACCGGATAACCCCCGCCCTTCTCCCGGACGCCACCCACCAGATGGTACACCTTAAACATTGCTCACACTCCTCCGTTTAACGCAACGAAAACCACCCTATCTACATCCCTATGCGAAAAATACCACTCTTCAAACCACACATATGCGATTTTCTAGGTGGAAAGGGGTTGTGGAAGAGATAAAATGGTTGCATAGAGGATGGGCTGGAGGAGTCGTCGGTGCTAAGGTGGTAGCAGGCTTTAACCCACCTCAACAAAACCTTCAATCTTCAAGACATACTCACATACTTGATTGGGCTTCTCCAGTTGTAGATGACTCGAGTATGGTAGTCAACATTTCGTCCCGAGTTACATTTTTacccaccttgaggacaaggtggatCTTTAGGCGGCGGCCGGTAATGTGATAAATGGAAAATAGGGTAATGTTGACTCGACAAAAGGATAATAGTTGTTCgcaaatcaattaataaggGGGGGACAGCTGGCATGTAATCATTAGTTGATAGCTATTAATTGTTTAGGTGTCTTAGCGGGTCTTGTGTTTGACTCCTACATAAGGCTATCCTTATACATATTATGTTTTGTCGAGAAATTAATGAAAGGAAATAATTGGGTAGGAGCTTAACAGTGCTCGAAATTTTGTTACTTGGTTACTTCGAATTATCTTTCTTGTACTTTCTTTATCTCTAATCTCTCAATCTTCTTGTTAAGCAATTCAATTAGGGTGTAAAGACAGAGAATAGAACCCAATCTGTCACATCCTATTGGTTGTTTTCAGTTAGGGACAAAGGCTTGTGCTTAGGACGAAGTCATGAagaagaaaatattttcaattttgaagGTGGGGAGGGAATTAATCTTGGCTTTAAAAAGCGCGCTCCAATCATGCTTAAGTATTGGGGAAGCGCAAAAATTTCTTTAGATAGTCTGGTGAAGTGAGATACAAAAGGCACGAAAAGTTGTGCGGTTTTGATAGATATATGGTTTAAGGCTTTGTTAGTACTTGGGTCACTTCAAGGAAATAGTCGCTTAAGAGATGAGACCTCAACTATGATTCGAAAACAACTTGAATAACAAAAGGATATTTATAAAAGCTAAATCTTCCTATAACTTCCTTTGCATGAATCTTTTTCTTGAACACTAAAACTGAACCACTTTTTGGAGTTTTTATGTACAAGTATAGGATTAAGGATGATTTGGAGTTACCTATTAATTATTAGTCTCTTCTCTCTAAATTTGTAATCTTTTTCTCAAAAAGAAATATGTTCCTTTCTCATGTCCATTTTGTTTTTCCAGCAAAGTTTGGTGTTGAGCCTTCAGGGTGTGTCAATCTAGCAAAACATGTTAGCATAAATTGTCCCAACCTTGAATTTTGTGGTTTAATGACGATTGGGATGTTAGATTATACGTCAACACCTAAGAACTTCAAGGTACTATTGCTACGTACAGTTTAGTACATGATTTTGTTAGACAGCTCGAATCTACTAGGCCTGAATTCGACTTTTTGTCATGTAGACTTTAGTGAACTGTAGAAGTGAGGTTTGCAAGAATCTTGGTATAGAAGAAGAGCAATGCGAGCTATCTATGGGCATATCTGGCGACTTTGAACAGGTTGTGAGCAAAAGATCTGATTTCTAATATATTTGAAAGTTGGGGTATAATCTAATACTAATTAGGGCATAATAGGTGTTAAATATGTTTCATGTTCTCATATTGCAGATCGAGATGGGCAGCTCAATTGTGAGAATTGGATCCACCATATTTGGACCAAGATAGTATCCAAAGAAACAAGTTAGCTAGTATCTCCATTGCAAAAGATAAACCCGATATGAAAGGTCACAGTGGAATCAATTTATGCAAAAATCCTTGGAGATGTTGCTACGTTCAaggttaatttttgttttaaatatctTGGCTTATGCACGTTTTTGGTCTACACTCGTACCCTTGATTAGACGACCTAGGCATGTGATTGTTTCTAATTGATGATTAAAATGATGAAACAAGCCATTATGTACTTCTAAGTTATAAGTGCTCATTAGATGTTCATACAATATATATTCCtgttttaatgaattaataagCTGTTGTAGATATCATGTTTGAGTCTCGTAgggtgaaaactaaaatttgctGATTCAATTGTGCTTCTGAAAGTCGTACGACTACAATATGGTTTAGTTTTATGGAAATCCTAGTTTCTTCTGCATTTTTAAATGTTAGTACGTTGTTTCTTTTTCTGCATTATTTCTCTCGGTCACCAAATACATAAGAGTATTTTATAAAGGGTCATAATCTTTTGGAAGTTGTCCTTGTACTCACTCTTTGTTGCTGACGATATATGTTTAAGTAAAATGAATCAATATAACTAAAAATGAAACGTGTTCATCTTTTACTATCTGATTGTGCAGATCATTAATTATGTTTTCATTTCATGCAAGGTAGGAATTTCTTATAATAACAAATAGAATTATTAGTCGAAAATTAAGAATTAGAATGACAAGCGCATCACCAGGAATGCATTAAGATTAGCTTTGATAATAACAATTGTAGTAAACTAGTGGTGTTGTTTACTTTTACCGCCTGTTTGGTtattggtactaaatggtgataatgaaaatgatttatagtgtaaaatttcattaaaagtttcatgtcatttccatggtgatgaaactttgatcaaaaaaatttttttgtttacaaattttcattaccacctaattcTACCTCtctcaatggtaatgcattggaataaattttatgtaaaaaataatatattgaagttggacaagcatggccatcaaggtaaccaaagaatttttcaacttaatttatactagtTTTCATTCCTATTACCATTATTTAATGCCACCTACTAAATGGATCGTTAGTTGTActtagggatgcaaacggggcggggcagGACGGATATTGGAATTCCTATCCCCATCCCCATATGTTAATGCAATACCCATCCACGTCCCCATCCCCGCAGCGGGTAAAATTTTTTTCCctgtccccgccccgatggttGTATCTAAAACCATCtccgccccaccacccatccaaagtctcaaacaattaCATATCCAAAGTCTTAAACAAACATAtaaccaaagtctcaaacaaaaatgcatgtctaaaacaaaaatatttcaacatcaactcaaaatcatccaAAGTAAATCAATCCAGAATAATCTCATCACTATCCAATTCCATTTCACATTCACATCTCCATCCccgcgggtatcacctaaaattcatccccatccccgcggtgggtatgaattttatacccgtacccgccccatgacccatcaaaccgggacccattcCCGCCTCGATGGGACGaggatggggcgggtctcctattagacccgccccgcctgcatccctagtaCTTAACTAGTCTTTAAATCATAGGAGTATAAGCCCAAATTGTAAATAGTTCTaaatttattgtaaaaaaaatcaaaaaatagaaTCAAGCAATGCTTGGTCTAGTGGTACTAGCAGCATTGGCAGCAAAGTTTGGGCTAGGGAAGGGTGGGAGAAGGCGGGGTGTAgttagattttttaatttaaatttattcttaTGGGtagaaatttcttattttacagataatgggtaaaaataaatgttatagAAATTATAccctaaaatttatattattcattgttaattaataattagtattaattttaaatgttgtGGAAAAACATacttaaaaatttgtattattcataattaatcaacaattggtatttttttatatttattaacaaTTGGATTCGTGAGATCtatgaatttaattttcacaATGAAAATATAGACCcacaattttgaatttgaatcaaaGTTCACTCTTATAAAACGGATTGAATTATGGTATTCCTGGACACAATTCAGATCGGACCCATCAACTActgtcaagaaaccaattcaactaaaagttcAAGCTTATAGTTGAATTGATtacttaacatggtatcagaagtgaatatgacaagaggtcacgggttcgaatctcaaccacccttcatttaaaatggaatatttagcacTAAGTATGTAAAGGGCATGTGCTATATCCATAGACCATACTTCTAACACGAAGAGCTCTCGTACAGAGatatattagaatatataacatatgttAAACCTCAACAATAAATTTAATCTTTTGGTCgaattaggtttttttttcctattttattttagtaggGCGAAGCACCAACTACACTAGAGTCTACTCCCGCAAGTAAAACTAAACTCCCCAAAGTCCCCATCATTTCCAAGCTCAAACCCACTTTCCAGAAATTTTTTTCACCATTACTTTAAACAAAcctttttattcttgtttgtATGTATTTCTTGTTCCATGTCTCACTCATTGAAGTATTTATAAAGCAGGATCAGCAAATATGAGTATAGCAGAAAGCAGAGGATGAGTATGGCAGCAATCACATTCACAAATATTCTCATTTTCtcgtttttctttctttcaccTTCTGTTTACGCCACCGACATTCGCTATT belongs to Amaranthus tricolor cultivar Red isolate AtriRed21 chromosome 17, ASM2621246v1, whole genome shotgun sequence and includes:
- the LOC130803688 gene encoding uncharacterized protein LOC130803688, whose translation is MRFSRWKGVVEEIKWLHRGWAGGVVGAKVVAGFNPPQQNLQSSRHTHILDWASPVVDDSSMGVKTENRTQSVTSYWLFSVRDKGLCLGRSHEEENIFNFEAKFGVEPSGCVNLAKHVSINCPNLEFCGLMTIGMLDYTSTPKNFKTLVNCRSEVCKNLGIEEEQCELSMGISGDFEQIEMGSSIVRIGSTIFGPR